One Verrucomicrobiia bacterium genomic window carries:
- a CDS encoding Eco57I restriction-modification methylase domain-containing protein encodes HLLKSDGHLAYICPHKFFNAQYGEPIREVIAKGKHLRHVVHFGDAQVFPGATIYSCLLFLSSGASENCRFVKAHDLGGWKASGSAVEGKIPSTAIKGGEWNFTVGKGAGLFDLLNTARTKLGDVADSFVGLQTSADDVYILQLVEERHGSLVCYSKSLDKEVELERALLHPIVSGTDVKGFLPLPSRQFILFPYRVQDSRATLIPFSTIKAHHKLTADYLTKNRERLERRANGRFADTDWYRFGRSQNLGIQETHKLCVPRLVDHLHAGIDLEGTHYLDNVDVGGVTWKPAYSKRSLKTLCALLNSQVLRWFFPHVSAPFRGGFRSANRQFLAPSSSLRCIPESGKAG; translated from the coding sequence GCATCTACTCAAATCCGACGGCCACCTCGCCTACATCTGCCCGCACAAGTTCTTCAACGCCCAGTATGGTGAGCCGATCCGCGAGGTCATCGCCAAGGGCAAACACCTCCGGCACGTTGTGCACTTCGGGGACGCACAGGTCTTTCCCGGTGCGACAATTTACTCGTGCCTGCTGTTTCTTTCCAGCGGTGCCAGCGAGAACTGCCGATTCGTCAAAGCCCATGACCTCGGGGGATGGAAAGCCTCGGGTTCTGCAGTCGAAGGCAAAATTCCCTCGACGGCGATCAAGGGTGGTGAGTGGAACTTCACTGTTGGAAAGGGTGCGGGCTTGTTCGATTTGCTGAACACTGCCCGCACCAAACTTGGCGATGTCGCGGACAGCTTTGTTGGTCTTCAAACTAGCGCTGACGATGTCTACATACTCCAGCTCGTTGAGGAACGCCATGGTTCGCTGGTCTGCTACTCCAAGTCGCTTGACAAGGAGGTCGAACTCGAGAGAGCGCTCCTACATCCGATTGTAAGCGGCACAGATGTAAAGGGTTTCTTACCACTTCCAAGCAGGCAGTTCATTCTCTTTCCATATCGTGTTCAGGATTCACGGGCAACCCTCATCCCATTTTCCACGATCAAAGCCCATCACAAGCTTACGGCGGACTACCTGACGAAGAACCGAGAACGCCTCGAGCGGCGAGCAAACGGTAGATTTGCCGACACCGATTGGTATCGGTTTGGTCGGTCTCAAAATCTCGGAATCCAAGAGACCCATAAGCTTTGTGTGCCCCGTCTTGTCGATCACCTTCATGCGGGCATTGATTTGGAGGGAACCCACTACCTCGACAACGTCGATGTCGGGGGCGTCACGTGGAAGCCTGCTTATTCCAAACGCTCGCTTAAAACACTCTGCGCTCTGTTAAACTCACAGGTTCTTCGTTGGTTCTTCCCTCATGTCAGCGCACCTTTCAGAGGTGGATTCAGGTCGGCCAATCGGCAATTCTTGGCACCAAGTTCCAGTCTGCGATGCATCCCAGAGTCAGGAAAGGCAGGTTGA
- a CDS encoding DUF3800 domain-containing protein: MKPSFIAYVDESGDEGFVFNADGSGSSRWFVLSAAVIRQTNDLQMVQCLREIRAVLKKEPKTPLHFVDLKHEQRVPYIRRVGELPIRTVSVLVYKPLIAEPEIPSEVRDKLDAIHALMGTPNLPKRKK, from the coding sequence ATGAAACCCTCCTTCATCGCCTACGTGGACGAGTCCGGCGACGAAGGATTTGTCTTCAATGCCGACGGGAGTGGCAGTTCGCGCTGGTTTGTCCTGTCGGCGGCGGTGATCCGGCAGACGAACGACCTCCAGATGGTCCAGTGCCTGAGGGAGATCCGCGCAGTGTTGAAGAAGGAGCCGAAGACACCGTTGCATTTCGTGGACTTGAAGCACGAGCAGCGGGTGCCCTACATCCGGCGCGTCGGCGAACTGCCGATCCGCACCGTCAGCGTGCTCGTTTACAAGCCACTCATCGCCGAGCCGGAAATCCCCTCGGAAGTGAGAGACAAGCTGGACGCGATACACGCCTTGATGGGGACGCCCAATCTGCCGAAACGCAAAAAATGA